The Amycolatopsis camponoti genome segment TTTTTGACCAGAACGAGGATTTGACCTGGAGTGCACTCCAGGTCGTAGTGTCGAGCGCATGAGCTACTCGATAGCGGAAGCCGCTCGACGTAGCGGGCTGTCCATCGACACCCTCCGGTACTACGAGCGCATCAAACTGCTCGACCCGCCCGCGCGCGACACCGCGGGCCGCCGGGCCTATTCCGACGACGACCTCGGCTGGCTGGGGTTCCTGACCAAGCTGCGCACCACGGGGATGCCCATCAAGAGCATGCGCGAGTACGCGTCGCTGCGCCGCCACGGCGTCGCCAGCGCGGGCCGTCGCAAGGCTCTCCTGGTGGAGCAGCGGCGGTCGGTCGCCGAGCGGATCGCCGAGCTGCAGGGCTGCCTCGACATCCTCGACTACAAGATCGACAACTACGCCCAGGTCGAGCGCAACGTGCTCGGAGTGGAACCGGGCAGGGAGGAGATTTCCGCGTGAAGACCAGGAAGCTCGGCGGTCTGGAGGTCGGCGCCCAGGGGCTCGGCTGCATGGGGATGAGCCAGGCCTACGGCGTCCGCGACAACGACGACGAGTCGATCGCGACGATCCACCGGGCTCTCGACCTCGGCGTCACGCTGCTCGACACCGCGAACGTCTACGCGAACGGCGTCAACGAGGAGCTGGTCGGCCGCGCGATCGCCGGCCGCCGCGACGAGGTCGTGCTCGCGACGAAGTTCGGCATCGTGTGGACCGACGGCGCGATGGGGGCCCGCGGCGACGCCGAGTACGTGAAGCAGAGCTGCGACGAGTCGCTGCGCCGGCTCGGCGTCGACCACATCGACCTGTACTACCAGCACCGCGTCGACCCGGACACGCCCATCGAGGAGACCTGGGGCGCGCTGGGTGAGCTGGTGGAAGCCGGGAAGATCCGGTACGCCGGGATTTCCGAGGCGAGCGCGGCGACGATCCGCGCCGCGCACGCGGTGCACCCCGTGACGGCGCTGCAGAGCGAGTGGTCGCTGTGGACCCGCGGCATCGAGGGCGAAATCCTGGACACGTGCCGGGAGCTCGGCATCGGCGTCGTGCCGTTCTCGCCGCTGGGCCGCGGTTTCCTGACGGGCGCGGTGACGTCGATGAAGGACCTGCCCGAGGACGACATGCGCCGCGGCCTGCCGCGGTTCGCCGAGGGCAACTTCGAGCGCAACATGGCGATCGTCGACGCGCTGCGGAAGCTGGCGGACGAAAAGGGCGTCACGGCGGGGCAGCTCGCGCTCGCGTGGGTGCAGTCCCACGGCGAGGACGTCGTCCCGATCCCGGGGACGAAGCGCCGCAAGTACCTGGAGGAGAACGTGGCGGCGGCTTCGCTGGAGCTGACCGCGGACGACCTCGCGGCCATTGCGGCGGCGGCTCCCGCCGAGGCCGTCGCGGGGGAGCGCTACCCCGAACGCCTGGCCCGCGCGGCCGGCAGGTAAGTGCTTCTGAGCCTTTTCTGAGATCTCCGGAGCAGGCTCGGCGCCGATCAAGGTCGGTGCCGAGCCTCAGGAGGTCGTCGTGGAGGAAGTGCTCGATTATCTGGTCGTCGGGGCCGGGCCCGCCGGGGTGCAGCTGGGGCAGCACCTCGGCCACGCCGGCCACCGGTACCTGGTGCTGGAGGCCGGGTCCGCGCCCGGTCAGTTCTTCGAGACCTTCCCGCGGCACCGGACGCTCATCTCCATCAACAAGAAGCACACCGGGTACACCGACCCGGAGCTGCGCATGCGGATGGACTGGAACTCGATCCTGACCGCGGGCGGCGAGGATCAGCCCCTCTTCACCGACTACAGCGAAAAGCTCTTCCCGGACGCGCCGGACCTCCTGCGCTACCTCGCCGACTACGCGGCGAAGCACGACGTCCAGGTCCGCTACGACACCCGGGTGACGCGCATCCGCCGTGACCCGGAAAGCGCTCTCTTCATCCTCACCGCCGGTGACGAAGAGTTCCAAGCGCACCGGCTGGTCATGGCCACCGGCGTCACCAAGCCGTACCTCCCGCAGTTCCCCGGCGTCGAGCTGATCGACCAGTACGTGGACGTCGACGTCGATCCGAAGAGCTTCACCGACCAGCGCGTTCTCGTGCTGGGCAAGGGGAACTCCGCGTTCGAGACCGCCGACAACCTCATCGAGACCGCCGCGGTCGTGCACGTCGGCGGCCCGCGGCCGGTGAAGCTCGCCTGGCGCACCCACTTCGTCGGCCACCTGCGCGCCTACAACGCGGGCATCCTCGACATGTACCAGCTGAAGCTCCAGCACGCGATCCTCGACGGCGACGTCCGCGAGGTCCGCAAGGACGCCGACGGCTACCACGTCAAGTTCGCCTTCGCCCGCGCCGACGAGGTCATCAAGGAAATCCGCTACGACCGCGTCATCGGCTGCACGGGCTTCCGCTTCGACGCGTCGCTGTTCGACGAGGACTGCCGCCCGCAGCTCACGATCAACGATCGCTTCCCGGCGCAGACGCCGGACTGGGAGTCGGTCAACGTGCCCGGCCTCTACTTCGCCGGCACGATCACGCAGGTCCGCGACTTCAAGAAGGCCACCAGCGCGTTCATCCACGGCTTCCGCTACGGCGTCCGCGCGCTGACCAAGGTCCTGAACGAGCGTCACCACGACACGCCGTGGCCGAGCACCGAGCTGCCCGCCAAACCGGACGCGCTGACCGACGCCGTGATCACCCGGATCAACCGGACTTCCGCGCTGTACCAGCAGTTCGGCTTCCTCGGCGACGCGCTGGTCGTCGACGGCGACACCGCCCGCTACCTCGAAGAGGTGCCGGTCGATCGCGTCCTCCAGGACCCGCCGGACGAGGTCTACGTCGTCACCCTCGACTACGGCCCCGACCACGACAAGATCGACCCCTTCGACTTCGTCGCGCGCGCCGCCCAGGATCAGGCCAACGACACCGGCGAAGGCCACTACCTGCACCCGATCGTCCGGCACTACCGCCGCGGCGAGCTGGTCGCGACCCACCACGTCACCGAGAACCTCGAGAACGAGTGGGACAAAGAGGTGCACGTCGAGCCGCTGACCGCGTTCTTCGCTCGGGAGCTGTGATGCGCACGATCGCGGAGTTCGAGGCGGCGGCCCGGCAGCGCCTCGACCCGGTGCACTACGACTACTTCGCGGGCGGCGCGCAGGACGAGATCACCGTGGCGGAGAACGAAACCGCGTTCAAGAAGCTGCGGCTGCTCCCGCGGGTCCTGCGCGGCAGCGACAAACGGGACCTGAGCGTCGAGCTGCTCGGGACGCCGTCGTCGATGCCGATCCTCGTCGCGCCCACGGCGTTCCACCGGCTGGCCCACGGAGACGGCGAACTCGCCACGGCGAGGGCGGCGGCGCGGGCGGGCACGATCATGATCGTCAGCATGGCCGCCACCACGGCGATCGAGGACATCGCCGCGGCGGCCCGCGAGGTCGCGCCGGACCCGGGCCTGTGGTTCCAGCTCTACCTGCAGCCGGACCTGGAGTTCACCGAGGCGATCGTGCGCCGCGCCGAAAGCGCCGGGGTCCGGGCGTTCGTCGTCACCGTCGACTCGCCGGTGCTCGGCCGCCGCGAGCGCGACGACCGCAACGACTTCCACGACCTGCCGCCCGGACTGGTCGTGGAGAACCTCCGCAACCTGGGGGAAAACCGCAGCGGCGGCAACGCCAGCCACGTCCGCGAGATCGTCATGTCGGCCGGGCTGAACTGGGACCACATCGCGTGGCTGCGGTCGAAGACCAAGCTCCCGGTGCTGATCAAGGGCGTGCTGCACCCCGAGGACGCGCGGCTGGCGGTGCACCACGGCGTCGCCGGGATCGTCGTGTCCAACCACGGCGGCCGCCAGCTCGACACCGTGCCCGCCACGATCGACGTCCTGCCCGAGATCGCGGCGGCCGTCGGTGGGGCGATCCCGGTGCTGCTCGACGGCGGGATCCGCCGCGGCACCGACGTCGTCAAGGCGCTGGCCCTCGGCGCGGACGCGGTCGGCGTCGGCCGGCCGATCGTGTGGGGGCTCGCCGCGGGTGGCCGCGAAGGCGTCACGCAGGTCCTGGAGCTGCTGCGCGACGACTTCGACCAAGCGCTGGCCATGTGCGGTGGCCGGCACCCGGCCGACCTGACTCCGGACCAGGTGCGGCGATGATCGGGAAAGCGCTTGCCACCGCGGCATTGGTGACCGCGCCGGCGTGGCTGCCCGCCCGGGTCGTCGCGCTGCGGATGCGGATCTTCTCGCTGGTCAACGGCCAGGACACGGTGACGATCCCGGGGGAGCAGGTCGGCGTCGAGGACTTCCGGCGCGTCTACGCCGACCCGGCGGCGAACGGCCGCAGCCGCGGCGCCGCGCTGTCCGACCTGTTCTGGTACTGGCTCGCGCCCGGGCCCCAGGTGCACCAGGAGCACCTCGAAGCCGGGCCGCGCTACGACGAGGTCGCCAAGTGCACCCGGCACATCCTGGTGCGGTCCAAAAAGGACTCCGAGGACCTGGCCCGCCGGGTGGCCGCCCACGTCCTCGACGATCTCGGCGGCGGCCTGGTCCGGATCCGCGACGAGATGATGCCGATCTGGGCCGAGCTGTACTACGAGCTGGTGTTCGACGAGCCGTGCCCGCCCGAGGCGCGCGACCTCATCGTGGGACACGCCGACGACGTCGTCTCGGCCCTGAAGTGCGTGCGGCCGCGGAACATGCGCCGCCGGGCCCGGTTGACGAAGTACCTGCGGCGGCGCCTCGCCGACGTCCCGCACCCGCTGCCGGACTCCCTGACGCCGGAGGAGCAGGCCTACTACCTGCAGGGCACGTTCTTCAACACCGCCGTCGTGCAGATGTCCGAGGCGATGGCGCACCTGCTGATGATCGTCGCGCAGCGCCCGGACGTGCAGCGACGCCTCGTCGAGCACCCGGACGACGACGCCTACCTGGACCGGGTCATCGACGACGGGCTGCGCGAGTACCCCCTGTTCGGCATCGCGCACCGGATCTCCACGGCCGACATCGACCTGGCCGACCTGACCATCCCGGCGGGCACAGTGCTGTGCTTCAGCTACCCGGGTTTCGCCGCCCAGACCGCGAAAGACGAGTTCATCCCGTTCGGAGTCGCGCAGAACCGGGCCTGCCCGGCCCGCGGACTGGCCCCGCCGACCATGCGCGTCGTGACGCGTGAGGTCCTGCGCCGGTTCAGCCTCGCCTCGACGGCCGGGCACACGCGCTCCATCCCCAACCGCGGCCCGGCGCTGTTCACGCCCCGCGGTGCGCGCCGACGGCGTGCGCCCCTGGTGTGGCTCGCGGTCCGCGACCGCTGGGAAGACGTCTGGCGCAGCTTCGCCCAGCTCGTCTTCGGCACGTACATGGTGCTCGACGCCCGCAGACAAGCCCTCTGCTCGACCTACTTCGCCGGAGGAAACTCATGACCCCCACCGAAGCGGCACCGGCGTTCTTCCTCGCCGTCGCGGTCATCCTCGTGGTGTGCCGGCTCGTCTGCCTGGTCGCGGTGCGGCTGGGCCAGCCACCGGTGGTCGGCGAGATGATCTCCGGCGTGCTGCTCGGCCCGTCGCTGCTGGGGCTGGTCCTCCCGGGCGTGCAGACGGCGCTGTTCCCGGACGGCATCCGCCCGCTGCTCTACGTCGGCGGCCAGATCGGCCTGGTCATCTACATGTTCGGTGCGGGGTACGAGTTCAGCCTCCGCAGCATCCGCGGCTCGGCGAAGTCGGTCGGCGCGATCTCGGCCGCGGGCACGGTGGTGCCGCTCGCGCTCGGGGTCGGCGTCGCCGTGTTCGGCACGAGCTGGGCCGGCATCGCCAAGGACGGCGTCTCGCTCGCGACGTCGGCGGCGTTCGTCGGGGTCGCGCTGGCCATCACCGCGTTCCCGATGCTCGCCCGGATCATCACCGAACGCGGTCTCGGCGGCACCCGGTTCGGCTCGCTCGCGCTGGCCTGCGGCGCCCTCGACGACGTCCTGGCGTGGGTCCTGCTGGCTGTCGTGCTGGGCATGCACGCCGACTCGGCCGGGCCGGTCGCGCTGGCCGTGGGCGGCGGCCTGCTGTTCGCGTTGCTGCTCGTGCTCGTCGGCCGCCGGGTGCTCGCGAAGGCGATGGGCAGCGAGCGGATCACGGCCGACCAGAAGATGTTGATCACGGCGCTGACGCTGTTCGCGGCCGCCTGGTTCACCGACATCATCGGGCTGTACGCGGTGTTCGGCGCCTTCTGCGTCGGCATCGTGTTCCCCCGCGTGCCCGCCGCGGACGCCGTGCTCGCGAAGATCATGCCGATCGGGCGGATCGTGTTCCTCCCGCTGTTCTTCACCTATTCCGGCCTGAACACCCGGTTCGCGCTGCTCGCGGACCCGAAGCTGCTCGCGTTCGCGGTGCTGTGCGTGGTCGTCGCGATCATCGGCAAGCTCGGTGCCTGCTGGGGCGCGGCGCGGCTGGTGGGGGAATCGCAGCCGGTGGCGTTGCGCGTCGGCGCGCTGATCAACGCCCGCGGGCTGATGCAGCTGATCGCGCTCAACGTCGGGCTCGCCGCGGGGATCGTCTCGCCGGCGTTGTTCACGGTGCTGGTGCTCGTCGCGCTCGTCACCACGATCATGACGGCGCCGGTGCTGAGCTGGCTCGACCGCCGTGATGCCCGCCGGGGGAGCAGCGCACTGCTCCTGACGGCCGAACCGGTCCCGGTAAACGGGAAAAGTTGATAGTTCAATTTCGGAAAATCACTGCCAGTATGGGTTCGTGCACGAAGGGGCGACGAAACCGAGAGTGCTGCTCGTCGAGGACGACCGGGAGCTGGCGGGCATGCTCGCCGAGCTGCTCGCGGACGAAGGCTACGAGACCGAAGCGGCGCACGACGGGCAGCGGGGCCTGCACCTCGGGCTCACCGGGCAGTACGACGTGATGATCATCGACCGCCGCCTTCCCGTGCTGGACGGCCTCGAGCTGATCGCCCGGCTGCGGGCGCGGGCGGTGACCACCCGGGTCCTGGTGCTCTCGGCGCTGGGCGAGCTCGCCGACCGCGTCGGCGGGCTCGACGCCGGTGCCGACGACTACCTCGTCAAGCCGTTCGAGGCCGAGGAGCTGCTGGCGCGGCTGCGCGCGCTCGGCCGCCGTGACCTGGAGGGCGCGGAGAGTCTGCCGCTCGGCGCGGCGGCCCTCGACCTGCGGCGGCACGAGGTCGTGCTGCCGAGAGGGGAGCGGATCACGCTGTCCGGACGCGAGTTCGAGCTGCTGCGGACGCTGGCGCAGCGGCCCAAGGCGATCCACCCGCGGGCGTCGCTGGTCACGCACGTCTTCGCCGACTCGACCGGTGAGTCCATTGTGGACACCTACGTGTACTACCTGCGGCGCAAGCTCGGCCGCGACGTCGTCCGGACCGTGCACGGCCTCGGCTACCAGATCGGCGTGGTATGAAACCGGACCAGGAGGAACGGGCCCTGCGGCGGGCGCGGTGGGCGATCACCGCGCAGATCGCCGTGGTGGTGTCGATGCTGGTGGCCGTCGCGGGCGCGAT includes the following:
- a CDS encoding MerR family transcriptional regulator — its product is MSYSIAEAARRSGLSIDTLRYYERIKLLDPPARDTAGRRAYSDDDLGWLGFLTKLRTTGMPIKSMREYASLRRHGVASAGRRKALLVEQRRSVAERIAELQGCLDILDYKIDNYAQVERNVLGVEPGREEISA
- a CDS encoding cation:proton antiporter, producing MTPTEAAPAFFLAVAVILVVCRLVCLVAVRLGQPPVVGEMISGVLLGPSLLGLVLPGVQTALFPDGIRPLLYVGGQIGLVIYMFGAGYEFSLRSIRGSAKSVGAISAAGTVVPLALGVGVAVFGTSWAGIAKDGVSLATSAAFVGVALAITAFPMLARIITERGLGGTRFGSLALACGALDDVLAWVLLAVVLGMHADSAGPVALAVGGGLLFALLLVLVGRRVLAKAMGSERITADQKMLITALTLFAAAWFTDIIGLYAVFGAFCVGIVFPRVPAADAVLAKIMPIGRIVFLPLFFTYSGLNTRFALLADPKLLAFAVLCVVVAIIGKLGACWGAARLVGESQPVALRVGALINARGLMQLIALNVGLAAGIVSPALFTVLVLVALVTTIMTAPVLSWLDRRDARRGSSALLLTAEPVPVNGKS
- a CDS encoding response regulator transcription factor; this encodes MLLVEDDRELAGMLAELLADEGYETEAAHDGQRGLHLGLTGQYDVMIIDRRLPVLDGLELIARLRARAVTTRVLVLSALGELADRVGGLDAGADDYLVKPFEAEELLARLRALGRRDLEGAESLPLGAAALDLRRHEVVLPRGERITLSGREFELLRTLAQRPKAIHPRASLVTHVFADSTGESIVDTYVYYLRRKLGRDVVRTVHGLGYQIGVV
- a CDS encoding NAD(P)-binding domain-containing protein produces the protein MEEVLDYLVVGAGPAGVQLGQHLGHAGHRYLVLEAGSAPGQFFETFPRHRTLISINKKHTGYTDPELRMRMDWNSILTAGGEDQPLFTDYSEKLFPDAPDLLRYLADYAAKHDVQVRYDTRVTRIRRDPESALFILTAGDEEFQAHRLVMATGVTKPYLPQFPGVELIDQYVDVDVDPKSFTDQRVLVLGKGNSAFETADNLIETAAVVHVGGPRPVKLAWRTHFVGHLRAYNAGILDMYQLKLQHAILDGDVREVRKDADGYHVKFAFARADEVIKEIRYDRVIGCTGFRFDASLFDEDCRPQLTINDRFPAQTPDWESVNVPGLYFAGTITQVRDFKKATSAFIHGFRYGVRALTKVLNERHHDTPWPSTELPAKPDALTDAVITRINRTSALYQQFGFLGDALVVDGDTARYLEEVPVDRVLQDPPDEVYVVTLDYGPDHDKIDPFDFVARAAQDQANDTGEGHYLHPIVRHYRRGELVATHHVTENLENEWDKEVHVEPLTAFFAREL
- a CDS encoding alpha-hydroxy acid oxidase encodes the protein MRTIAEFEAAARQRLDPVHYDYFAGGAQDEITVAENETAFKKLRLLPRVLRGSDKRDLSVELLGTPSSMPILVAPTAFHRLAHGDGELATARAAARAGTIMIVSMAATTAIEDIAAAAREVAPDPGLWFQLYLQPDLEFTEAIVRRAESAGVRAFVVTVDSPVLGRRERDDRNDFHDLPPGLVVENLRNLGENRSGGNASHVREIVMSAGLNWDHIAWLRSKTKLPVLIKGVLHPEDARLAVHHGVAGIVVSNHGGRQLDTVPATIDVLPEIAAAVGGAIPVLLDGGIRRGTDVVKALALGADAVGVGRPIVWGLAAGGREGVTQVLELLRDDFDQALAMCGGRHPADLTPDQVRR
- a CDS encoding cytochrome P450, giving the protein MIGKALATAALVTAPAWLPARVVALRMRIFSLVNGQDTVTIPGEQVGVEDFRRVYADPAANGRSRGAALSDLFWYWLAPGPQVHQEHLEAGPRYDEVAKCTRHILVRSKKDSEDLARRVAAHVLDDLGGGLVRIRDEMMPIWAELYYELVFDEPCPPEARDLIVGHADDVVSALKCVRPRNMRRRARLTKYLRRRLADVPHPLPDSLTPEEQAYYLQGTFFNTAVVQMSEAMAHLLMIVAQRPDVQRRLVEHPDDDAYLDRVIDDGLREYPLFGIAHRISTADIDLADLTIPAGTVLCFSYPGFAAQTAKDEFIPFGVAQNRACPARGLAPPTMRVVTREVLRRFSLASTAGHTRSIPNRGPALFTPRGARRRRAPLVWLAVRDRWEDVWRSFAQLVFGTYMVLDARRQALCSTYFAGGNS
- a CDS encoding aldo/keto reductase, which codes for MGMSQAYGVRDNDDESIATIHRALDLGVTLLDTANVYANGVNEELVGRAIAGRRDEVVLATKFGIVWTDGAMGARGDAEYVKQSCDESLRRLGVDHIDLYYQHRVDPDTPIEETWGALGELVEAGKIRYAGISEASAATIRAAHAVHPVTALQSEWSLWTRGIEGEILDTCRELGIGVVPFSPLGRGFLTGAVTSMKDLPEDDMRRGLPRFAEGNFERNMAIVDALRKLADEKGVTAGQLALAWVQSHGEDVVPIPGTKRRKYLEENVAAASLELTADDLAAIAAAAPAEAVAGERYPERLARAAGR